A genomic segment from Leptolyngbya boryana PCC 6306 encodes:
- a CDS encoding glutathione S-transferase family protein, whose product MSILQLYFTRRSTFSQRTRVVLAEKKIEFTPVEIDLADKPTDFLKISRYGKVPAIKHGNVELYESAIVNEYLDEVFPEPPLLPSDPAQRAIARIWIDYANTRFVPAFNKLLRGHDAQEQEQGRREFTEALLYIEQEGLGKLSNNGTYWLGEQFSLVDISFYPWFERLPLLNHFRKFELPTETPRLQAWWKEVQNRPSIQSVANSPEYYIESFTKILGQPTVVGAVQK is encoded by the coding sequence ATGAGTATCCTACAGCTTTACTTCACCCGGCGTTCTACCTTCTCTCAACGCACTCGCGTTGTTTTGGCAGAAAAAAAGATTGAATTTACTCCAGTCGAAATTGATCTTGCCGATAAGCCTACTGATTTTCTCAAGATTTCTCGCTACGGGAAAGTACCTGCGATTAAGCATGGCAATGTTGAACTCTATGAGTCTGCGATCGTCAATGAGTATCTTGATGAGGTCTTCCCAGAACCACCGCTTCTACCCAGTGATCCAGCACAAAGAGCGATCGCACGCATCTGGATCGACTATGCAAATACTCGATTTGTACCTGCGTTTAATAAACTGCTGCGCGGTCACGATGCTCAAGAACAAGAGCAAGGGCGGAGAGAGTTCACAGAAGCGCTCTTGTATATTGAGCAAGAAGGACTCGGCAAACTCTCGAACAATGGCACTTACTGGCTAGGAGAGCAATTTAGCTTAGTTGATATTAGTTTCTATCCGTGGTTTGAACGGTTGCCTCTACTCAATCATTTCCGCAAGTTTGAACTCCCAACAGAAACTCCTCGACTGCAAGCCTGGTGGAAAGAAGTGCAGAATCGTCCTTCTATCCAATCAGTTGCTAATTCTCCTGAATACTACATTGAAAGCTTCACGAAGATTTTAGGCCAACCCACTGTAGTCGGCGCAGTTCAAAAGTAG
- a CDS encoding dienelactone hydrolase family protein yields MTTATLATGFALAVQPISGATLKTDSESLVTGAIDIPVKDGTIPAYRSAPATGSNFPIVLVIQEIFGVHEHIQDITRRFAKLGYLALPSAQRS; encoded by the coding sequence ATGACAACAGCCACACTTGCAACAGGGTTTGCCCTTGCTGTCCAACCCATTTCAGGCGCAACGCTCAAAACAGATTCAGAAAGCTTAGTAACCGGAGCGATCGACATTCCTGTTAAAGATGGAACAATTCCCGCTTATCGATCTGCTCCTGCGACTGGCAGCAACTTTCCGATTGTTCTCGTAATTCAAGAGATCTTCGGTGTCCATGAACATATTCAAGACATTACTCGGCGGTTTGCTAAGTTGGGATATTTAGCGTTGCCTTCAGCACAGCGAAGCTAA
- a CDS encoding CmcJ/NvfI family oxidoreductase encodes MSNSQLLDRLQVDELPQIEASLNYLIPMTQKPVYYVQETPAGQPQHSGSFEARQVVIQNARSLSNLSIDREGFQLVHHHSSVQNFYDDEAVRRIYYPEAEKLLTVLTGAFKVVVFDHNVRNAQRAQRHEDNAKEPVKRVHNDFTAKSGYSRARLELAARGVENIDELLQHRFSVVNVWRPIAAPVQESPIAVCDAQSLALTDLVPLDLVYRDRIGETYAITYNSLHRWFYFPQQQQHEVLLIKCFDSAEDGRARFTAHSAFDDPTSPVDAPSRKSIELRTFIFYPS; translated from the coding sequence ATGAGTAACAGCCAGCTTCTAGATAGACTCCAAGTTGATGAACTTCCTCAAATTGAGGCAAGTTTGAACTACTTGATTCCGATGACACAAAAGCCTGTTTACTATGTTCAGGAAACGCCAGCCGGACAGCCGCAACATAGTGGATCGTTTGAGGCGCGACAAGTAGTCATCCAGAATGCGCGATCGCTCTCGAACTTATCTATCGATCGAGAAGGCTTTCAACTCGTTCATCATCACAGTTCTGTTCAGAATTTCTACGACGATGAAGCCGTTCGCCGCATTTACTATCCTGAAGCTGAAAAGCTGTTAACAGTCTTGACAGGCGCGTTCAAAGTTGTTGTGTTTGATCACAATGTTCGGAATGCACAACGGGCACAACGTCATGAAGACAATGCCAAAGAGCCTGTGAAGCGTGTTCACAACGATTTCACAGCAAAATCTGGTTATAGCCGTGCCAGGCTTGAGCTAGCGGCGCGAGGCGTTGAGAACATTGATGAATTGCTTCAGCATCGATTCAGTGTAGTGAATGTTTGGCGACCGATCGCTGCCCCTGTGCAAGAATCTCCGATCGCAGTTTGTGACGCGCAGAGTCTTGCCTTGACAGATCTCGTTCCACTTGATTTGGTGTACCGAGATCGCATAGGCGAAACTTACGCAATTACCTACAACTCCTTGCATCGTTGGTTCTACTTCCCACAGCAACAGCAACACGAAGTTCTACTGATCAAATGCTTTGATTCCGCAGAAGATGGGCGAGCAAGATTCACTGCTCATAGTGCATTCGACGATCCCACAAGTCCAGTCGATGCACCTTCTCGCAAAAGTATTGAACTGCGAACTTTCATTTTCTATCCCTCATAA
- a CDS encoding LLM class flavin-dependent oxidoreductase, which translates to MSARKQLRLGAFLMSSGHHLAAWRHPDAKADGGLSFEHFKQVSQTAERGKFDMIFFADGVSVRDRGNINALSRAGHVAHFEPLTLLSALSVVTERIGLAATVSTTYNEPYHLARKFASLDYLSGGRAGWNLVTSATNAEAKNFNLEKHPDHSPRYQRAREFVEVVTKLWDSWEDDAFLRDKESGVYFDPDKLHVPNHKGEYFSVQGPLNIARPPQGYPVIIQAGSSEDGKNLAAQTAEVIFTAQQTLEDAQAFYTDVKGRLAQYGRSPDHLKIMPGIFPVIGRTEQEAQEKFELLQSLIHPSVGLGLLTGLVGGIDLSNYPIDEPLPNLPETELAQSRLKLVKDLAQREQLTIRQLYLAIAGARGHRQIVGTPEYIADQLEEWFVKEGADGFNIMPPYLPGGLDEFVDLVIPELQRRGLFRTEYEGQTLRENLGLPRPENQHRTKVLASIS; encoded by the coding sequence ATGAGCGCAAGAAAACAACTGAGATTAGGCGCTTTTTTGATGAGTTCTGGGCATCACTTAGCAGCATGGCGACACCCAGATGCCAAAGCCGATGGCGGTCTGAGTTTTGAACATTTTAAGCAAGTTTCACAAACCGCAGAGCGCGGAAAATTTGACATGATTTTCTTTGCCGATGGGGTTTCAGTCCGAGATCGCGGAAACATCAACGCGCTGAGTCGAGCAGGACACGTCGCTCATTTTGAACCGCTGACGTTACTGTCTGCTCTCTCAGTTGTCACAGAACGAATCGGTCTAGCTGCAACGGTTTCAACCACCTACAATGAACCTTACCATCTTGCTCGCAAATTCGCTTCATTAGACTATCTCAGCGGTGGTCGAGCAGGCTGGAATCTAGTTACCTCTGCAACGAATGCCGAAGCAAAAAACTTCAACCTCGAAAAGCATCCCGATCATAGTCCTCGCTATCAACGTGCTCGTGAGTTTGTCGAAGTTGTGACAAAGCTCTGGGATAGTTGGGAAGATGATGCTTTCTTAAGGGATAAAGAATCTGGAGTCTACTTTGATCCAGATAAACTACATGTTCCGAACCACAAAGGCGAGTACTTTTCTGTACAAGGTCCATTGAATATTGCTCGTCCGCCTCAAGGCTATCCCGTCATAATTCAAGCAGGTTCTTCTGAGGATGGTAAGAATCTTGCCGCACAGACTGCGGAAGTCATTTTTACAGCACAGCAAACGTTGGAAGATGCTCAAGCATTCTATACAGATGTGAAAGGACGGCTCGCACAGTATGGACGATCGCCTGATCATCTCAAGATCATGCCAGGAATTTTCCCAGTGATTGGACGAACTGAGCAAGAAGCACAAGAGAAATTCGAGCTTTTGCAATCGCTCATTCATCCTTCTGTTGGCTTGGGTCTGCTGACTGGGCTAGTCGGTGGAATTGATCTCTCGAACTATCCAATTGATGAGCCGTTGCCGAATTTGCCTGAGACGGAACTGGCTCAGAGTCGATTAAAGCTAGTTAAAGATCTCGCGCAACGAGAACAGTTAACGATTCGACAGTTGTATCTCGCGATCGCGGGGGCGCGCGGGCATCGGCAAATTGTCGGTACACCGGAATACATTGCAGATCAACTCGAAGAATGGTTTGTCAAGGAAGGCGCAGACGGCTTTAACATCATGCCGCCCTATCTACCGGGTGGCTTAGATGAGTTTGTTGATTTAGTCATTCCTGAATTACAACGTCGGGGATTGTTCCGAACTGAATATGAAGGACAGACCTTGCGAGAAAATCTTGGGCTACCTCGTCCAGAAAACCAACACCGAACAAAAGTGTTAGCATCCATTTCTTGA
- a CDS encoding dienelactone hydrolase family protein: protein MSNIEEIRSIVAKVPDAQVLSDLDATVAWAVKSGQGDKSRLAVTGFCWGGWITWLYAAHNPNVRTGEAWYGRLVGNSTPLTPKHPVDIASALTVPVLGLYGGQDTGIPLDTVETLRNRLKSSSSKSEIIVYPDAPHAFFADYRPSYREAEAKDAWRRLQAWFKQHGV, encoded by the coding sequence TTGAGTAACATTGAAGAAATTCGCTCGATCGTTGCTAAGGTTCCCGATGCTCAAGTGCTCTCTGATCTCGATGCCACAGTAGCCTGGGCAGTTAAATCTGGTCAAGGAGATAAGAGCCGACTCGCAGTAACAGGATTTTGCTGGGGAGGTTGGATTACTTGGCTTTATGCCGCTCACAATCCAAATGTAAGAACGGGCGAGGCTTGGTATGGGCGTCTTGTCGGTAACTCTACTCCGCTCACTCCCAAGCATCCAGTTGATATTGCTTCGGCTTTGACTGTTCCAGTTCTCGGACTCTATGGAGGACAAGATACAGGCATTCCGTTAGATACAGTTGAAACGTTGCGTAATCGTCTTAAATCGAGTTCTAGCAAATCTGAGATCATCGTTTACCCAGATGCGCCTCATGCATTCTTCGCTGACTATCGTCCTTCGTATCGTGAGGCAGAAGCAAAGGATGCTTGGCGACGCTTGCAAGCTTGGTTCAAACAACATGGAGTGTGA